The following proteins are co-located in the Rattus norvegicus strain BN/NHsdMcwi chromosome X, GRCr8, whole genome shotgun sequence genome:
- the Cxh3orf38 gene encoding uncharacterized protein C3orf38 homolog: MSGLSHLESEGCRNLLRMLDNDEIMALCDTVTNRLVQPVDRQDAIRAILVYSQNVEELLRRKKVHREVIFKYLATQGVVVPPTTEKHGLIQYAKSYWEEQSPKLKETAEPVKKTEDSQLFEQQAKEDKEAEKVDFRRLGEEFCHWFFELLNSQNPFLGPPQDEWGPQHFWHDVKLRFYYNTSEQNMTDYEGAEMVSLRLLSLVKEEFLFLSPNLDSQGLKCASSPHGLVMVGVAGTVHRGNSCLGIFEQIFGLIRSPFVENTWKIKFINLRIVGGSSLAPGSSLTPSVTFEQSDFEAFYNVITLCNTPEVRPNVRQILDSGTGDQVLCSGDEALLNKKEMNLPTPLKH; this comes from the coding sequence ATGTCGGGGCTCAGCCACTTAGAGTCGGAAGGCTGCCGGAATCTACTCCGCATGCTGGACAATGACGAGATCATGGCCCTTTGCGACACCGTCACCAACCGCCTGGTGCAGCCTGTGGACCGCCAAGATGCTATTCGTGCAATATTAGTGTACAGCCAAAATGTAGAAGAACTTCTGAGGCGCAAAAAAGTCCACCGAGAAGTCATATTTAAGTATTTGGCAACACAAGGGGTGGTTGTACCTCCAACTACCGAAAAACATGGTCTTATTCAGTATGCAAAAAGTTACTGGGAAGAACAGTCTCCAAAACTGAAGGAGACGGCAGAGCCAGTTAAAAAGACGGAGGACAGCCAGCTCTTTGAGCAGCAGGCAAAGGAagataaagaagctgaaaaggtTGATTTTCGTCGCTTAGGAGAAGAATTTTGTCACTGGTTCTTTGAACTTCTTAATTCTCAGAATCCTTTTTTGGGACCACCTCAGGATGAATGGGGCCCACAGCACTTCTGGCATGATGTGAAGCTTAGGTTTTATTATAACACCTCAGAACAAAACATGACAGACTACGAAGGAGCAGAAATGGTGAGCCTTCGTTTACTGTCATTGGtgaaagaggaatttctttttctcagtcCCAACCTTGATTCTCAAGGACTAAAATGTGCGTCTTCTCCTCATGGACTAGTTATGGTTGGAGTTGCAGGGACTGTCCACCGCGGAAATTCTTGTTTGGGCATATTTGAACAAATTTTTGGACTTATCCGTAGCCCTTTTGTAGAAAATACTTGGAAAATCAAATTTATTAACCTGAGAATCGTTGGAGGAAGTTCCCTTGCTCCTGGATCATCGCTGACACCATCTGTAACATTTGAACAGAGTGATTTCGAGGCCTTTTATAATGTAATCACTTTGTGTAATACCCCTGAGGTAAGACCTAATGTAAGGCAGATATTGGATAGTGGAACTGGAGACCAGGTTTTATGTAGTGGAGATGAGGCCTTGTTgaacaaaaaggaaatgaatttGCCTACCCCTCTAAAGCATTGA